In Euphorbia lathyris chromosome 2, ddEupLath1.1, whole genome shotgun sequence, the sequence AAATGGTTGAAAGAGTCTAGTTTtagttatgattttttttgctGATTTTTAGAAAGATATCTTATGAGATTTTATAGtcagatttttctttcaattaGTTGTATTTTAGCAATATAAACAACTGTATATAATTCTGAATAATTTGTAGCTTTTTTCTTCTATCATAAAAATACAGATGTTTCTCAAATATCTCTatgtattataattatttgtctTCTTTCAGAGAGAAATCTGTCCAAgtaatttattgataaattagcACAAAGTGGTACAAAACCAAAATGGGCATGAACCTGTTGAGCCAACAAATTAAACCATTAGCATCATTCACCAAAAGCTAAACCTAAAGCATGAGATTGCTCAAAAGTAAGACAAAATATGCACAtgatgcaaagattaaatataaacaaatgactaacttcatattaatatataGATAAGTACCAGTAAATAGAAAGAAAAGAACAGCAGaggattaaagaattaaaggcCGTGAACATCTTTGATGAAAGCTACATCATTAGTTGATTTTTATTTCATTGTCATTGGCACTTCAACAGAAAAAGTAGCGAAGCAAGAAGTCGAACTCAGAGCAAAGCTAAGCAAAGCAAGCTTATAACACTCAAAGAATGATACTCAGAGAATTTATCTTTATAACCCGATTTTTTTCATTGAAAGGGCATATTTACAAAACTCAAAAAATGACACCTACCCTTTTAATGACATAGGCTAACCAATTCCCATTTGTCCCAAGTTAAATCAGGACACTAACTTCTAGCCTCAAATTGATGATGCAGTTCAATCAGCACGATATTCAAAAGTCCCAGAAATTGCAGGAGAAAGTTTCCCAAATCCTCCCAGCATAAGGGGAAATAGTAATCAAGCTAAACCAAGTGCAAAGAAATTGGCATAACTAAAACAAGAGAAGAGACACAATCCTCACCGCTACTAAATAAGCTAAGCTAATGGTGCAACCAACATAAAAGGGAGAAATATCTAAGCTAATGGTGCAACCTAACATAAAGGGGAAAAATATCAATACTTCGACAATGCAGCAAACCCATAAATGGAGGCAACAGATGAGACTCGGTTATCTCCTCGTTCACCGATTGAAGCTGCCTTGCTCTTGTTCTCTGCCTACCTCTTGATACATCAAGAGCtgaaaattatgaaaaagtagtaagtaaaaattgaaataagaaTAGAAGAAGTATACCACGAAACGGAGATTGGAGAGAAAAAGATCCTACTACTCAAGTCGCCTTTATTTGAATCCTATCAAGTGATTTCGATTTCTATAACACCCCATGACAGAAATCGACCGAAACACCCAACATTATTTAACCAGATGGAGTCTTTAGAATGAATAGAGAAAGAAGACGACTTCATCAGATGCCATAGATCAAGATAGATAGAGAAACTGGAGGTACCATAAAAATCTGGAGAAGGGGAGAAAAATAAGATTTTTCACCGTGGCTTTTATACACCATGTATAAAAGTTTGGGCATCATAAAAATCTAGGTACTTGGTTTTTTACACTTAAGTTTTAAGATTACAGAAATTTAATAAACTGTCACCAAAAATGGATAATTATCCCATGACCGGAAAAAGAATCTTTTGTGTTTACCTGAATACGAAAATGGGATAGTAGGGAGACCCTAAACATTCATTTTGATctctttaataataaatttttcaaaaaatatatatctcgTTCTACTTTGTATAATCTATTTTTAATGGAAATATACAAATGAGCCCGTCCGTTATAGATACTCATTTTTTTCTAAAGATTTTTTTGTGggttttaataaattttactcATTGCTCAAATGACTTGTAAACATTTTTTAACGCTTGTAGGTTCATTTATTTTAGTTCGGCCCACGTTTGTTTTAGTTTGTGTCAATTAAAATAGAAAACATTATTCCAACTACAATACTATATTTAGACGACCTTTTAAGaaaattcttttattttcacATATGTTAAATATATGgaagaataaatattttagtaAACTAAATAATGCCACAACTATCATATAGGCAcgaatataaattaaaaacaaactAATTTGAGAAGTTGTCTTATATTTGAATAGGATGATTCAAATTGGATTttataatatagtttaaatcttctcatttaaaattcatatttatttttcctatATATGATATATGAGAAAtcaaattgaattttaaatttataaatatgatTATGCATATGCTATAGGTATAATCTGCAATTAAAACAAACACTAAATCCTAAAATCTTGCAACAGAATCCATGAGTATCTATCTTACGCTAATATCCAATATAAATAAATAGCAAACACGTAACATCATAATTATACCGGTTTATCAGGCAGGAGGTAGGGTGAGACTACATTCCTCCCTACACGTAATTACAggaaaaacaaaattgaaactaTCCGTAGACCATCTTTACCCAAAACTAAATATCACACATAGTCAAATGAATTCGGCATCCAATCACGCCCACAAGTAACAATGGTTCGTGGTGGCCCTAACGTAAAAAAGAAAACACATTCCAACCGAAAATGTCTAAAGCGCGCCTAGACGCTCAAAATCGAGAATTCGCCCTGATTTTCTCCAATTAGTCCctcttaactttttttttttttgcccctCTGCCATTTTTAACTGCTTGGACTCTACATAGGCCGCCTAGGTGCCGCTTAAACGACGATGAACATAAGCGTTTATTATTACTATGAtttactttattataattcacttttgaacatTGTCTTGTGGTTATTCatgaattgtgtttattattttcgaATATTCTTTATTTTTTGCATCATCTACTTATTTTCATGGTTTGGTTTAAGAGTTTAAGGACATTATTTAATAACTTTAGGTGAATTATATTACTTGTGaacaatatattttatttgtttgagttgtttgtattgttgttgaaatgttgaaaTTTACAAAAATTTTAAGATATGTGTtacaaatatacgtgtttttagatagtataatataattttaattggatttatataacaaaatttttttataaataaaaaatatataatacaaatctgattaatccTCGATTAATCCTTAAAGACCTTATCCATCCGATTAGCGTGTAACACATTTTACAACTTTGTAAACtgttaatttgtttaaattgtAATATTTACTTTATGCTATATGTAATGCTACAAAtcatattaataattaaatgtTTAAATTTTCAGATAATGTATTTATGTTAGATATAAAATCTcaataataaaataacattaTTTTCACACGAAAATTATAAAATGAAGTGAATATGTAAACATCCAAATCTTTTACCATCATGTTTGGGGGTAATTAGCACAAAAAAAAGTTTGGACAATATTTGTAAAAGGTGCAAAATTTTAATGTGTCTCAATACAATTATTTagtttcatttttgttttaataaagcCATTTTGAACGTTTTCCGATCATTTTCCTATCAGAATTGATAACTTGATATCCAATCACATGTCTCAACATAGTGCAGCATACAATAAAAATTAATGGCAAACTAAACAAAGATAACAACAACAAAGTTTTAGTTCCGAAATAATTCGGAATCGGTTAATATGAACCGTCATACGAAACCGTGAAATTAAATAAGGAtattcaattaaaatttttaaatataaattaacctACGTGGCATATCatttatcaattaaaatttgtagttatatttttttaatatgttaggTGGTGTTGATGTGACGTTGAGATGTCACGTCAAGAATTTCGTTGTAAAAggttcaaaaataaataaaagcaaatttaaataattttcaacttttttttttcaaatttcactGCAGTTTTAGAACCATCTGAAAATAGtaaaattaaatgaaaataaaaacatccaAATCTCTAAGTTCATGTTTGTCAGAAATCCAACTAAGAAAGAAACCACCTAATCTCTTCGCTCATCTTTCCCACTGTGTTTTATTTTTTGTCTTCATCTCCTCAATCTTTTTTCTTCGCCGCCCTCCGCTGGCTTCTACGCAGCCCAGCTAGTCCCTTTCCGTCTCCATCACAACCAGAATCGTCATTCTTCGGGCAAGGTTCGACAATCTTCAAATCACGAATCATCGATTCAACTTGTTCATTCTTCTTATCCTTATTGCTCTCGCGGTTATCGGAATTCTCGATTCCCTTTTCTTCATTATCACCCAGCACTTTCTCCTCCTTCTCTACTGCCTCCGCTTCGCTGTTATTCACCGTCCTAAACCAACAAATTAAAGCAAGCTCaaattcaatttcaaaaccCTAAGAGTACACAAAGAAGCAGTCAATAAACGATGTACCTATCAATAGACGGAGCAGAGCCATTGGAGTTGTCAATTGTATCGAATCTTGAATTTCTTCCAAActgaataaaagaaaattgtCAAAACCATCGGAAACAACAAGGAAACTTTAAACGTTACAGAAACCCTAACACGATAAAAAAAAGGGGGAAAACCCTAGAATCAGCGAGAATAATAGAAAATGCAGGTAAGAACAGAAACAAGGTAAAAACCAAAAGTGAATATGCAAGGGAAGAAAAGAACCTGCCGAAGGCAAGCTTGAAAGTCAAAATCAGGATCGGGAGAGAAGGAAATGACATCCCAAGGAGACTGGTTAAGAGGGCAAAGGTGAGGATTGTGATGAACCTCGATTCCTGATGAAAACGAGCTCAGTGAAATCTTTCCGTTTGTTTGGATTCCCATGGCTGAAGTTTGAACTTCAATGGAGAGAAAGAGGGTGTGAACAATTGAATCTGGGAGAGAATGGGGAGAAGGAGTGAGGCTGAGGGTTCTGGAACTGCGCTTATAAGTTAAGCTGtcatttcctttttattaaggATAAGGTGGAAAAATACCGTAGTAAGGAATCATTTtgccctaacgtctaaaattgttcaattttactcctaagattgacagctaagagcaatttcaTCCCTAACGTtaacaagtttggtcaatttaagaaattattcgtcaaactgtcttctcggtcataaatCTTGTTATTTTcgcttcacatgtgcgtcattttatcactaattaataacatatcacaaacatatgattagacgtgatatatactgtcttttgtacgagttaggcaaaaaaaaatcaaatatttcaccaaatttataaatattaatctctaattctattatcaAATCACACAAAgtatgaaatattttttctagAACCAACtcatatgcaattggtgcaaaataatgaacaaaatataCGTGTTTTATAACAATATCTTAAATTGATAAAGCTTGTGAACATTatgaataaaattgctcttggctaccagagttataggtaaaattgcactattttagacattaagagtaaaattactcatagttgtaaatattaagggtatttttgcaccttatgtTAGTAATTTATTTACATCCGTTATTCCGATCATATCTCTATATAAAAGTCGCTATCCTCTCTCCCCCTTTGCGCACTCCTTTATCATATTTACCATATAAGAAAGCTGCAATCctacactttttttttcttttttcttttttctttttgtaagtttttttatttttatcttcatTACGAGAGATCAAGTTTGTAATCTTAaccattaatataaaattaatggTTACTGTTtacttattaattttaatatttaattattttagttAGTGAAAATTTAATTGATCTCATAATTAATGGTTGAAATTTATTAAACTTAATTTCTCTCAAGTTGGAATCCAACTTAAAATTGCAACTCTCATAATAATTGTAGTTAAGATGGTCACATAAATTTTTCGCTACAAAATCATCTCAGTTGAAGTCATGGAttagtaaatatatatatttatatagatATGTTCTTATAAgcattaaaaaaactaaatagtAAAGATCGTGATTATTAGAATAGGACTGAGCTGGCAAGGTCAACCGGTTCGATCAGACCCGAATGATATACCGAACTAGAAAGCCTATGAAATACAAGTTTTATTTAAGTGGTCAAACAGCGACCTGACCACAATAAACTAGTCAAGGCGGATCCTAATACCCCTTCACACATGACTGGCTCTCAATTATACCATTTTccataaaacaacaaaatagtAGCAACGATTCAAGGTCCAAACACATTATTATAAGAAGTGAATAATGATGAATTAGAACaggtaaaaaatgaaaaattgtgAGTAGGGGCAGCTATAGCATTTTAGAGGCCTAGACTCCTAAGCGATCATGATCAATCTGATGTTCTTGATGTTAGCAATTCTAATCCCCTTCTTCGAAGTCTCGGACGATAACATTGCTAAGGCAATGTTAGCTCTGGCTGTTATTCAGGAAAAGTTGGCCAACTCTGAAATCATGAATCAGCTTCACGCCCAGGAATTGGAAGCGCATGCTAATCTGGATTTGCAGATGCTTCGGAaagaaatttattttaaagaaaaaagcaGAGTCAAATTGCTGGCgggaaatctaaaaaaaaaataacatcgGGATTCAAGCTCTGCAAATCGGAGGTGAAATGGTTTTTTCTGAAGACCGAATTTCCTCTCATGTTGTGGATTTTTACACAAATTTGTTTAAAGCTGACAATAGCATCCTGAGGGATTTTTCTAAGTTGAGCACTATTATTCCTTCTCTGGTTACTGTCGAGGAAAATACTGTTTTGACTCTTTGTCCCACTGATGATGAAATTCGGTCCACTGTTTTTGCCATGGACAGTGATAGTGCTCCGGGTCTTGATGGCTTTGGGGAAAGCTTTTATAAGGCTTTTTGGGATATTATGGGTAGTGATCATTGTGATGTTGTGAAAAGCTTCTTCTCCTCTGGTTCTATTATTCCTAGCCTAAATTCCATTTTGATGGTGCTTCTTCCTAAAGTAAATGGTGTTGTGGATATCATGAAATTCTGTCCGATCATCATGAGTAATTTTTTCTTCAAACTTATTACTAAAATTCTAGCTGACCGTTTATTGGATATTGCTTGcacaattgtttctaaaaaccaaTTTGGTTTTATCAAAGATCGCAGTATCTATAATTGTATTGGTGCTGCGTCGGAAGGAGTTAATCTACTAAAGAAACATTGTTTTTGCGGAAAAAGTGGATATCAGAAAAGCGTTCGATACCATGGAttggaattttattttatctgtcCTGAAAGCTTTTGGGTTTGATTTAAAATTTCGTGACTAGCTTCTGAATATCTTTGCCTCTTCTAGAATTTCTATCTTGATGGGAGGTGCTGCGCACGGTTATTTCGCTTGTTCGAGGGGTGTCAGGCATGGGGGTCCGTTATCACCCATTATTTTCGCCATTGCTAAGGATTATATGAGTCATTATTTAAATCGTTTGGTTGAAACGGGCAAATTAAAGCATGCGGAATATGTTTCTGATGTCTTGTTTCCTAGTcatgttttatatgttgatgacactTTATTATTCTGTAAAGCTACAGTTCAAAACATGAAAACTCTTAGGGGTTTTTTCACTCTCTATGGGAAAATGTCTAAGCAAATTATCAGCTGGGATAAATCTGAAGCCttctttagtccttctattaATGCTGCTAGAATTGCGACTCTTTCTAATATTGTTCATATCCGAGCTAGAAATCTCTCGTTTATGTATTTGGGTGTTCCTCTTTTCTTTGGTGCTCCGCGTAAACAAATGCTTCAACCAATTGCCGATAAAATTCTGGCTACCTTTTCGAGATGGAAGGGTCGTAGTCTCTCTATGGCAGCTCGGGTGACTCTGGTTAATTCGGTGATCAAGTCCTTTATTCACTCCTTTATCATTTATAAGTGGCCCAGAGTCTTCTTAAATTTATGACAA encodes:
- the LOC136220568 gene encoding uncharacterized protein codes for the protein MGIQTNGKISLSSFSSGIEVHHNPHLCPLNQSPWDVISFSPDPDFDFQACLRQFGRNSRFDTIDNSNGSAPSIDRTVNNSEAEAVEKEEKVLGDNEEKGIENSDNRESNKDKKNEQVESMIRDLKIVEPCPKNDDSGCDGDGKGLAGLRRSQRRAAKKKD